GCTGCAAAATGCTACAAAGCGGCGCTATAAATCGGCAACTGAGGTACTCCAAGACCTCAACTGCGAACACAAGAAAAATTTCCAGTATTTACAAGCAACCTCGGCGATCGCCCCTACATCAAAACCTCTACTTCCGGCTTGGAGATGTACAGATACTCTCGCCGATCATGCTGAATTAGTTAACTCCATCGTCATTAGCCCAGATGGTCAAATCTTGGCTAGCGGTAGTTCAGATAAGACGATCAAGATTTGGCATTTGCCTACGCGCACATTACTCCGCACCCTCGATGGTCATACAGATTGGGTTAATTCTGTCGCTATTAGCTCGGATGGGCAGATTCTTGTCAGCGGCAGCTATGACAAAACTATCAAGTTGTGGGATGTTGGTACGGGTAGGGAACTGGCGAGTCTGGCTGGTCATACAGACTGGGTTGATGCGATCGCTATTAGCCCCGATGGGCAGATTGTTGCCAGCGGCAGCTATGACAACACCATCAAGCTGTGGGATGTTGTTAGGGGTAGGGAACTGACTACCCTCATTGGGCATAAAAGCTGGGTTTGTGCTGTTGCCATCAGTCCTAACAGCAGCCAGCCTTTATTAGCCAGCGGCAGTTTCGACAACACTATTAAGCTGTGGGATTTGGGCACGGGCAAGGAAATTTGCACCCTCACGGGGCATTTAGACACCGTTTTGTCTGTCGCTATTAGCCCTGATGGGCAGATTTTAGCTAGCGGCAGTGCTGACAGCACCATCAAGCTGTGGGATTTGAGTACGAGCAAGGAAATTTGTACGCTTGCGGGAAATTCAGGTTGGATTTGGTTCGTCAACTTTAGCCCGGACGGGCGTACTTTAGCTACTGGCAGCGGCAACAATACTATCAAGCTGTGGCAGGTGGATACAGCCAAGGAAATCTGCGCGATCGCAGGACATTCAAAAGAAGTTTTTTCTGTTGCTTATGCACCAGATGGACAGACTCTAGCCAGTGGCAGCGATGACTGCACCATCAAGATCTGGCGGGTAGTCCCTAACACAAGAGTGGGATAGCGATCGCTAACAAAGCTCTCATAGCACTATTCTTTCCTTCTGTTGCTTGTTCAGATTAAGCAGCTTCAGCCGTAACCGTCTGCTGGCCACCTCAACATAAGTC
The genomic region above belongs to Microcoleus sp. FACHB-831 and contains:
- a CDS encoding serine/threonine-protein kinase, producing the protein MSYCLNPYCHKPASNATGTKFCQNCGSKLLLKDRYRAIKHIGHGRTFLAVDEEAPSKSSCVIKQFLLIEKRFIISSGDNNKADIALERLEALSKHPQIPQLLAHFEQDNLQYLVLEFIEGKDLAQLLQAEGAFSETQIRHLLNSLLPVLDFIHERNVIHGDIKPENIICRPDGELILVDFAAAKFATRILLEKTRASVGNHEYIAPEQGKGKVFFASDLYSLGVICIHLLTLVSPFELFDVGEDAWVWRDYLINNQVSDELGDIMDKLLQNATKRRYKSATEVLQDLNCEHKKNFQYLQATSAIAPTSKPLLPAWRCTDTLADHAELVNSIVISPDGQILASGSSDKTIKIWHLPTRTLLRTLDGHTDWVNSVAISSDGQILVSGSYDKTIKLWDVGTGRELASLAGHTDWVDAIAISPDGQIVASGSYDNTIKLWDVVRGRELTTLIGHKSWVCAVAISPNSSQPLLASGSFDNTIKLWDLGTGKEICTLTGHLDTVLSVAISPDGQILASGSADSTIKLWDLSTSKEICTLAGNSGWIWFVNFSPDGRTLATGSGNNTIKLWQVDTAKEICAIAGHSKEVFSVAYAPDGQTLASGSDDCTIKIWRVVPNTRVG